The region GCCGTGCCCGACCAGGTGGCCGCCGCCGACCAGATCGTCACCGACGCCGAGGCGGTGCTCTCGCGCGCCAAGGACGAGGCGGCGCAGCTGGTCGCGAAGGCGCGCGCCGAGGCCGAGGAGCTCGTCTCCGAGCACGAGATCACCCAGGGGGCGCACGCGCGCGCCGCCGAGATCGAGGCGGCCGCGCAGGCGCGGGTCGTCGAGCTCGAGGCCGGTGCGGACTCCTACTGCGACGCGCGGCTCGCGCAGTTCGAGGTCGACATCGACGCGGTCAAGCAGCAGGTGCTCGCCGGGCGTGCGCGCCTCGCCGCACGCCAGGGCGGGCGCCGCGAGCAGGGCTGAGGCGGCGGTGCGCTAGGATCGTCCGTCGGCCCGACGCCCGTTCGACCGTTGCGACGGGACTCCCGTCCTCGGACCGACGCCCCACCCCACCTCTCCAGGAGCCGCCGCGTGCAGTCGCGCTCACCGTTCGCCGTCACCACCCGTGACCTGGCGCGCCGTCCCGGTGCGCAGCGCACCCTCGACCTCGAGGTGGCGGCCCCCGCCGACCTCGCGATCGAGGTGATCGGCGTGCCCGAGGGTGCGAGGGTCGATCTGTCCCTGCGGCTGGAGTCCGTGATGGAGGGCGTCCTCGTGACCGGCGAGGCGCACGCCCCTCTGGTGGGGGAGTGCGTGCGCTGCCTCGGCGAGGTGCGCGACGAGATCGACGTGACGTTCTCCGAGCTGTACGCCTACCCGGGCGCCATCGAGGTCCACCCGGACGACGACGAGGCCGAGGACATCCAGACGCTCGAGGGCGACGAGATCGACCTCGAGCAGACGGTGCGCGACGCCGTCGTGCTGGCCCTGCCGTTCCAGCCGTACTGCCGGCCGGACTGCGCGGGACTGTGCGCGCAGTGCGGCAAGAACCTCAACACCGACCCGCACGACCACGACCAGATCGACATCCGGTGGGCCGCGCTCAAGGAGTCGCTCGAGAGCGACGACACCCCGCCGGGCGATCGACCCGGCTCCCCGGCCTGAGGCCTCGCACACACGCGAGCCGATCCGCGCCGACCAGCACCGTCCATGCCGTAGGATCATCTCCGGCTTTGACCTTTGAAGGAATGAGGAAACACCGTGGCTGTTCCCAAGCGCAAGATGTCGCGCAGCAACACCCGTGCGCGCCGTTCGCAGTGGAAGGCGACCCCGGCGACGCTCAGCACCTGCCCGAAGTGCAAGGCCCCGCGCCTCTCGCACCAGGCGTGCCCGTCCTGCGGCGCCTACGGTGAGCGCACCTACGCCGAGGCGATCCGCTCCGACGCCTGAGCGTCGTGCCGAGATCTTCCAGCCCCCGCGGGGGTCGATCAGCGCCCCAGGCCACGCGAGTGGCGCCTGGGGCGCTGATCGCGTCTCTCGGTGAGCAGATCGACCCCGAGCTCCTCGTGCTCGCCCTGACCCACCGGTCGTTCGCGCACGAGGCCGGCGGCATCCCCACCAACGAGCGCCTGGAGTTCCTCGGCGACTCCGTGCTCGGGGTCGTGGTGACCGAGCACCTCTTCACCCACCACCCGGACGTGCCCGAGGGGTCGCTCGCGAAGATGCGGGCGGCGTGCGTGTCGCAGCGTGCCCTGGCCAGCGTGGCCGGTCCGCTCGGGCTCGGCCGGGCGCTGCTGCTGGGTCGCGGCGAGGCCGCCTCCGGCGGCGCCGAGAAGGACTCGATCCTCTCCGACACGCTCGAGGCCGTCATCGGCGCGACGTTCCTGAGCGTCGGCCTGGACCGCACCCGCACGATGGTGCTCCGGCTCCTCGAACCGCTGCTGTCCTCCGCCGCGAGCGCGGGGGCCGGGCTCGACTGGAAGACGAGTCTCCAGGAGCGCTCCGCCGAGCTGGGCCTCGGCGTCCCGGCCTACCACGTCGACCACACCGGCCCCGACCACGCCCGCAGCTTCACCGCCCGGGTGACGCTCTCGGGCGTCGAGCGCGGGCACGGCACCGGCACGGCGAAGAAGCACGCCGAGCAGGGCGCGGCCGAGATGGCGTTCCTCGCGCTCGTCGATCCAACGCCCGACGGCGCACCTCCCACGGCACCGCCGCTCACGCCGGCACCCGGCGCTCCCGCGTCGACGGCCGCCGGTGCGGCCGCCGCGGACGACGGCCCGCCCGCCGCCGCGGCGCCGGAGCCCGACGCGGTCTGACGTGCCCGAGCTCCCCGAGGTCGAGACGGTCCGCGCGGGTCTGGAGGCCCACGTCGTGGGCCGCACGATCGCGTCCGCGCGCGTCGGCGGGGCCCGGGCGGCCCGCCGCAGCCTCGGCGGTGCCCGCCACCTCGAGGAGGGCCTGGCCGGTGCGCACGTCGCGGCCGCGGTCCGCCGGGGAAAGTTCGTGTGGCTGACCCTCGCGGACGCGGACGGCACCGACGGCGCCACCGGAACCGGTGCGGCGCCCCACCCGGCGCCCGACGTCGACCGCTCCGCCCTCCTGTTCCACCTCGGGATGAGCGGCCAGCTCCTGGTGCGCGGTGCGCCCGACGCCGTCGACCTGCCGCAGCCGCGCCACCTCGCCGCGCGGCTGTCCTTCACCGACGGCGGCGTGCTCGACTTCGTGGACCAGCGCACGTTCGGCTACCTCGCGCTCGACCCGCTCGTCCCGACGGCGGACGGCGGCCCCGGGGGCGACGCCGGGAGCGGAACCGCCGGCCCCGAGGTCCCCGCCCAGGTCGCCCACATCGCGCGCGACCTGCTCGACCCCACCCTGGACCTGGCCGCCCTCGTGCGCCGGTTCCGGCTGCGCCGCACCACGATCAAGCGCGCGCTGCTGGACCAGACCCTCGCCTCCGGCGTCGGGAACATCTACGCCGACGAGGCGCTGTGGCGCGCGAAGGTGCACCCGGAGCGCGCGCTCGCCGGCATGGCGCCCGCCACGGTGCGCCGCGTGCTGGAGCGGGCCGCCGAGGTGATGCGGCAGGCACTCGTCCAGGGCGGTACGTCGTTCGACGCGCTGTACGTCAACGTCAACGGCGCCTCGGGCTACTTCGACCGCTCGCTCGCGGTCTACGGCCAGCAGGGCCGCCCGTGCCCGCGCTGCGAGGCGCGCATCGCGCGGCTGGTGTTCGCCAACCGCTCCTCGCACGTGTGCCCGCGGTGCCAGCGGGCGCCGTCGCCGACGCCTCGATAACCTGGGGGCGTGCACGAACCCACCAGCGTCATGATCGTCGACGACCACGAGGTCGTGCGTCGCGGCATCGCCGACGTCGTCTCCGCCGCGGACGGGCTCGAGGTCGTCGCCGAGGCGGGAACAGTGGCGGACGCCGTCCGCCGGGGTGGCCTGCTGCGGCCCGCCGTCGCGCTCGTGGACCTCCAGCTGCCGGACGGTACCGGTATCGAGGTCATCCGCGCGCTCGCGACGTCCTCGCCGCAGACGCGCGCGGTCGTCCTGACCTCGTTCGACGACGACGACGCCGTGGCCGCCGCGGTCGAGTCCGGCGCCCGCGCCTACGTGCTCAAGACGGTGCGCGGCGCCGAGATCGTCGACGTCGTGCGCGCCGTCGCGGCCGGGCGCACGCTCCTGGACGAGCGGACCCTCACCCGGCGCCGCCAGGCCCACCCCGACCCCACCGACCAGCTCACCGCCAGCGAGACGCGCGTGCTGGAGCTCGTGGCCACGGGGATGACGAACCGCGACATCGCCGAGCGCCTCGGCCTCGCGGAGAAGACGGTCAAGAACCACGTGACCTCGATGCTCGCGAAGCTCGGGCTCTCGCGCCGCACCCAGGTCATCGCCTGGGTCGCGAGCCAGCACAGCACCACCTGGCGCTGAGTCTCCACCGACGCTGAGCGACTCCCGGCGCTGAGCGCCTAGCGGATCCAGCCCTCCCAGAGCAGCTCCGACCCGCCGCCGGGCGCCGGGGCGAGCCGGGCGACGCCGTCGTGGTCCTGCGCCCGCGCCGCCAGGTTGGCGAGCCCGCTGCGGCGGTCGGTGGCGGGGTCGGGGCCGCGACCGTCGTCGGTGACGAGCACGCGCACCGAGCGCGCGGCGACGTCGATCTCCACGCGCGCGCTGGTCGCCTGCGCGTGCCGTGCCACGTTCGAGAGGCCCTCGCGCACGACGGCGACGACGTCGTCACCCAGCTCGACGCCGAGCCGCGCGTCGATCTCGTCGGACTCCTCGCCGTCGGCGTCGGCGCGCGCCAGCTGCTCGCCGTCGAGCGTGAGGAGCATCGAGGGGGCGAACCCCAGGCTGGCGCGCGCGAGCGACGCCTCGCGCACGAGCCGCTCGACGACGGGCAGCTGCTCGTCGCGGTCCCGCAGCGACCGCACGATGCCGCGGATCTGGCGCACCCCCTCGTCGACGCCGTCGATGGCCTGCTCCAGCTCCGAGCGGATCTCGGCAGCGCGCGGGGCGTCCTCGAGCAGCGACGTGGCGTGCTCGAGCCGCATCCCGGTCGCGAACAGCTGCTGGATCGCGAGGTCGTGCAGGTCGCGCGCGATGCGGTTGCGCTCGGACAGGAGGAGGCCACGTCCTCGGCGTGCCGTGCCGCCGCGAGCCGCAGCGCCAGCGCGGCCTGCGCACCGAAGTCGTGCGCGAGCGCGAGGTCGTCGGTGGTGAAGGCCGGGCGTCCGGGCAGTCGGAACAGGATGAGGACGCCGACGCTCGCGGCCGTCACCTCCCGGTGCGCCTCCGGTCCGGGGATCGGGGCCCCGACAGACCCGGCCGACCCGGCCGACCCGGGCTCGCCGGCACGTACGCGCCCCCGTCCCCCTCCCGGCTGCAGCGGGGCGTAGAGCGCCCGCTCGAAGACGCGCGCCGGTTCCACGAACCGGTGCGCCTCGCGCGCGATCGAGTCCACGAGCTGGCCGTGCCCGGTCGTGACGGTCTGCGCCGCCGGACCGTGGCGGGGCAGGGTCTGACCGATGAGGTCCTGGGCGTGGGTTCCGTCGACGATCTCGACCACCCACGCGTCGTCGAGCGACGGCAGCACGATCGCGGCGGCGTCGGCGTCCGCGACCTCACGGATGCGGTGCGCGACGAGCTGCAGCACGTCCTCCTCGTCGTCGCCCTGGAGGAGCTGCGTCGTGATCTCCTGCGAGACGGCGAGCCAGCGCTCGCGGACGCGGGCGCGGCGGTAGAGGCGCGAGTTCCCGATCGCGACGGCGGCGGCCGCCGCGAGCAGCTGCACGACGTCGACGTCCTCGGCCGTGAAGCCGCCCTCCTTCTCAGCCAGGTAGAGCCGCCCGAGCAGCTCGCCGCTGGCGACGACCGGGACCCCGAGGAACGCCCGCATCACCGGGTGGCCCGGCGGGAAACCGCCGAAGCTCGGGTGCTGGGTGAGGTCGTCGAGGAGCAGGACGCCGGCGTCGGGCAGCGCCCCCAGCACGCCGGTCCCGCGCGGCGGCCGGCCGAGCAGGTCCGCGGTCGGCGAGGGCATGCCCTGCTGCACGAACGTCGAGGTCTCGCCGTGCGAGTCGAGCTCCGCGAGCGCGGCGTAGGCGGCACCCGTGTGCTCGGCGGCGTCGGCCACGAGCTGCGCGAGGACCTGCTCGGCGTCGAGCTGCCCGGCCAGGCGCAGCAGCCGCGTGAGCAGCGCGGGGGTGACGGGGGTGCTCACGGCGTGGTCCCCGTGGTGGTCGCGATCCCGGCGCGCGCGGGCGACAGGTCCAGGACGGCGTCGGCGCGGCCGAGCGCTCCGGTGTGGTGGGTCACGACGACGACGCTACGTCCCAGCGCCGTCAGGCCGAGCAGATCGGCCACGAGCGCGTCGGCCACGTCGTCGGGGAGGTGCTCGCCCGGTTCGTCCAGGAGGAGCAGCGGCGCGCGGCTGACGAGGGCGCGGGCCACGAGGAGCCGGCGCCGCTCACCGCCGGAGATCGTCTCCGGTGTGACGGCGGTGTCGAGGCCGTCCGGCAGCGACGCGACCCAGTCCTGCAACCCCACCTGCGCGAGGGCCTCCCGGGCCTGCTGCGCGGTCACGTCGCCGCGCGCCGCGCGCAGGTTCTCGAGCACCGTGGTGCTGAAGACGTGCGCGTCCTCGGTGGTCAGGGCGACGTGCGCGGTCCGCTCGGCCCCGCGCAGCTCGTGGGGCGTCGCGCCGTCGAGCGAGAGCCTCCCCGCGGCCGGGGGCAGCATGCCCGCCAGCGTGAGCAGCAGGGTCGTCTTGCCGACGCCGCTCGGACCGACGATCGCGAGGCTCGTGCCGGGGGCGACGTCGAGATCGAGGCCGTTCAGCACGGGGGAGCGGCCCGGCCACGCGCACACCAGGTCGCGGGCGTGCAGGCCGGGGGTGTCGACGGGGTGGGCGGGGCCGACCGCGCCGGCGTGATCGTCGGGGCCGACCACCGCTGCCTCGTCGCGATGCGTGGCCGGGTTCGAGGACGAGCGCTCGTCGACCCCGGGCGTCGCCTCGCGCGCGACGGCCGCTGCCGGACCGACCGGCGCCCCCGCGTCCGCCAGCAGCGCCGTGATCCGGCGCGCCGCGGCAGCCGACCGGTGCAGCTGGGTCACGGCCGCCGGGAGCGCCGCCGTCGCCTCGAACGCCGCCAGCGGCAGCAGCACCACGACGCCGAGCTCGGTGGCGGCCAGGTCGCCCCGCAGCAGCGCGGGCACCGCCACCAGCAGGGTGCCGATCACGCTCGCACCCGTCGCGGCGACGGCCAGCGCCGCCGACGCGGCCAGCGGACGGGCGGCGGCGCGCTCCGCCTCACCCGTGCGCGCGTGCGCGGCCGCGAGCGCGGCGTTCGCGTGCGTGCGTCCGCCGGACAGCGCCAGCTCGGCCGCGCGTGAGACGAGCTCCTCGCTCGCCGTCGCGACGTCGCTGCGCGCCGCGACGCGCTCGCTCTCCGCGGCGGCGTCCCCGCGCGCGGCGAGCAGCGGCACCACCAGCGCGCTCACGGCCAGGCACGCCAGCAGCACGAGCGCCGATGCGGGGTGGAACAGGGCGACGGCGAGCACCGACCCCAGCGAGACCACCAGCGCCACCCCGGCCGGTACGAGGGCGCGCACGACGACGTCGCCCACGTCGTCGACGTCGGCACCGGTGCGCGCCGCGACGTCGCCCCGCCGCAGCCCGGCCAGCGACTCGGTGCGCCCGCGGGCGAGCCGCTCGTAGACCTCCGTGCGGAGGTTGACGACGCCGCGGAGCGCGACGTCGTGCGACGCGAGCCGGTCCAGGTAGCGCGAGAGGCCGCGCACGATCCCGAAGGTGCGGACGCCGACGGCGGCCACGTTGAGGAACATCACCGGCGGGGCCTGCGAGGCGCGCACGATCAGCCACGCCGCGACGCCGGCGAGCGCGACCGAGGCGCCGAGCGTGAGCGAGCCGAGGGCGACGGCGCGCGCCACCAGCGCGCGCCGCAGCCCGAGCAGGGGCAGCACGGCGCGCACGTCGCGGAGGTCCTCGCGCAGCGCGCTCATGCGGGTCGTCCCGTCGTGCCGGCGCGCGCCTCGTCGCCCTCGAGGACGCGTGTCGGCGCGGAGCCCCGGGTCGGCTCGGCGAGCTCCGCGGACCCGGGTCGTCCGTCGACACGGGTGCGCTCGGGGTGCACGGCGTCGGTCTCGGCGTCCTCGGTGGGCCGGTCGAGAGCGAGCGTGTGCACGGACACCACGTCGTCGGCCGCCGCGAGCATCGCGGGCCGGTGGGCGATGACCACGACGGCGGCGCCCGCGTCCGCCAGCGCGCGCACGGCGGCCACGACGGCGCGCTCGTCGTCGGCCGACAGGTGTGCCGTCGGCTCGTCCAGCACCACGAGCCGGGAACCGCGCAGCAGCGCCCGCGTGAGCTCGAGCCGCTGCGTCTGACCGACCGACAGCCCGGAGGACAGGCCGCCGGAGCCGCTCGCGAGCGGCGTGTCCCACCCGAGGGGAGCGAGGCGACGACCGCCAGGAGGCCGGTGGCGGCCGCGGCCGCGTCGCGCGCCCGTACGTCGTCGTCGCCGTCGTCGTCCCCACCCGCGACGTGGCTCGCGATCGTGCCACCCGTGGTGTGCCCGCGCTGCGGCACCCACGCCGCCTGCGCCCACCAGCCACCCTCGCCCTGCGTCCGCACCTCGGCGAGGTCGGTGGCTCCGCCGTCGTGCTCGAGCGTGATCGTGCCGACGTCCAGGGGCTGCAGCCGCAGCAGCGCCATCGCGGCGGTGGTCTTGCCGGCGCCGCTGGCACCGGCCAGGGCCGTCACGCGGCCGGGTTCGATCGTGGCGGTGAGGTCGCCCGGCGCGAGGTAGCCGCGCCCGCCCGCGCGCACACCGGCGCCGGTCACGCGGATGCGTCGCCAGGCCGGGACGGCGGTGTCGCCGCCCGCGGGCAGCGGCTCCTCGAGCACCGCGAACGTGCGCTGCGCGGCGGTGAGGCCGTTGGTCGAGGCGTGGAACTGCGCCCCGACGGCGCGCAGCGGCAGGTAGATCTCCGGCGCGAGGATCAGCA is a window of Litorihabitans aurantiacus DNA encoding:
- a CDS encoding YceD family protein gives rise to the protein MQSRSPFAVTTRDLARRPGAQRTLDLEVAAPADLAIEVIGVPEGARVDLSLRLESVMEGVLVTGEAHAPLVGECVRCLGEVRDEIDVTFSELYAYPGAIEVHPDDDEAEDIQTLEGDEIDLEQTVRDAVVLALPFQPYCRPDCAGLCAQCGKNLNTDPHDHDQIDIRWAALKESLESDDTPPGDRPGSPA
- the rpmF gene encoding 50S ribosomal protein L32, which codes for MAVPKRKMSRSNTRARRSQWKATPATLSTCPKCKAPRLSHQACPSCGAYGERTYAEAIRSDA
- the rnc gene encoding ribonuclease III; this translates as MAPGALIASLGEQIDPELLVLALTHRSFAHEAGGIPTNERLEFLGDSVLGVVVTEHLFTHHPDVPEGSLAKMRAACVSQRALASVAGPLGLGRALLLGRGEAASGGAEKDSILSDTLEAVIGATFLSVGLDRTRTMVLRLLEPLLSSAASAGAGLDWKTSLQERSAELGLGVPAYHVDHTGPDHARSFTARVTLSGVERGHGTGTAKKHAEQGAAEMAFLALVDPTPDGAPPTAPPLTPAPGAPASTAAGAAAADDGPPAAAAPEPDAV
- the mutM gene encoding bifunctional DNA-formamidopyrimidine glycosylase/DNA-(apurinic or apyrimidinic site) lyase — encoded protein: MPELPEVETVRAGLEAHVVGRTIASARVGGARAARRSLGGARHLEEGLAGAHVAAAVRRGKFVWLTLADADGTDGATGTGAAPHPAPDVDRSALLFHLGMSGQLLVRGAPDAVDLPQPRHLAARLSFTDGGVLDFVDQRTFGYLALDPLVPTADGGPGGDAGSGTAGPEVPAQVAHIARDLLDPTLDLAALVRRFRLRRTTIKRALLDQTLASGVGNIYADEALWRAKVHPERALAGMAPATVRRVLERAAEVMRQALVQGGTSFDALYVNVNGASGYFDRSLAVYGQQGRPCPRCEARIARLVFANRSSHVCPRCQRAPSPTPR
- a CDS encoding response regulator, with translation MIVDDHEVVRRGIADVVSAADGLEVVAEAGTVADAVRRGGLLRPAVALVDLQLPDGTGIEVIRALATSSPQTRAVVLTSFDDDDAVAAAVESGARAYVLKTVRGAEIVDVVRAVAAGRTLLDERTLTRRRQAHPDPTDQLTASETRVLELVATGMTNRDIAERLGLAEKTVKNHVTSMLAKLGLSRRTQVIAWVASQHSTTWR
- a CDS encoding sensor histidine kinase — encoded protein: MSERNRIARDLHDLAIQQLFATGMRLEHATSLLEDAPRAAEIRSELEQAIDGVDEGVRQIRGIVRSLRDRDEQLPVVERLVREASLARASLGFAPSMLLTLDGEQLARADADGEESDEIDARLGVELGDDVVAVVREGLSNVARHAQATSARVEIDVAARSVRVLVTDDGRGPDPATDRRSGLANLAARAQDHDGVARLAPAPGGGSELLWEGWIR
- the cydC gene encoding thiol reductant ABC exporter subunit CydC — protein: MSALREDLRDVRAVLPLLGLRRALVARAVALGSLTLGASVALAGVAAWLIVRASQAPPVMFLNVAAVGVRTFGIVRGLSRYLDRLASHDVALRGVVNLRTEVYERLARGRTESLAGLRRGDVAARTGADVDDVGDVVVRALVPAGVALVVSLGSVLAVALFHPASALVLLACLAVSALVVPLLAARGDAAAESERVAARSDVATASEELVSRAAELALSGGRTHANAALAAAHARTGEAERAAARPLAASAALAVAATGASVIGTLLVAVPALLRGDLAATELGVVVLLPLAAFEATAALPAAVTQLHRSAAAARRITALLADAGAPVGPAAAVAREATPGVDERSSSNPATHRDEAAVVGPDDHAGAVGPAHPVDTPGLHARDLVCAWPGRSPVLNGLDLDVAPGTSLAIVGPSGVGKTTLLLTLAGMLPPAAGRLSLDGATPHELRGAERTAHVALTTEDAHVFSTTVLENLRAARGDVTAQQAREALAQVGLQDWVASLPDGLDTAVTPETISGGERRRLLVARALVSRAPLLLLDEPGEHLPDDVADALVADLLGLTALGRSVVVVTHHTGALGRADAVLDLSPARAGIATTTGTTP
- a CDS encoding ATP-binding cassette domain-containing protein; this encodes MGAGGVGAAARAHHGWHDREPRRGWGRRRRRRRTGARRGRGRHRPPGGRRLAPLGWDTPLASGSGGLSSGLSVGQTQRLELTRALLRGSRLVVLDEPTAHLSADDERAVVAAVRALADAGAAVVVIAHRPAMLAAADDVVSVHTLALDRPTEDAETDAVHPERTRVDGRPGSAELAEPTRGSAPTRVLEGDEARAGTTGRPA